A portion of the Adhaeribacter radiodurans genome contains these proteins:
- a CDS encoding N-acetylmuramoyl-L-alanine amidase → MKKALIRLGILVISGLSVYSCAPNPYASTNKSYKKQVKAFARSLRQVPVVTPGADSLNMGDIWVGSTNFNVRKPNYIIIHHTAQSSSAQTLQTFTQTRTQVSAHYVIDRNGKVYHMLNDYLRAWHAGAGKWGNNTDINSSSVGIELDNNGAEPFAPDQVASLLKLLAILKKTYNIPTANFIGHADIAPTRKNDPNATFPWQQLAQQGFGLWYDAEVLGNFPLTDTTLANVALHLIDTTFLVADTTLIAADSVLNVTGVPTGFNPIEALRIIGYDTSDLAAAIKAFKLHFIQTEVNSILTDSDKRVLYNLYKKYL, encoded by the coding sequence ATGAAAAAAGCTTTAATCCGCCTGGGCATATTAGTAATAAGTGGCCTGAGTGTATATTCCTGCGCCCCTAATCCTTATGCTTCCACCAATAAATCGTATAAAAAACAAGTAAAAGCTTTTGCCCGCAGTTTGCGGCAAGTTCCGGTAGTAACACCAGGTGCCGATAGCTTAAATATGGGAGATATCTGGGTTGGGTCTACAAATTTTAATGTTCGGAAGCCTAATTATATTATTATTCACCATACTGCCCAAAGTTCATCGGCTCAAACCCTGCAAACATTTACGCAAACCCGTACCCAGGTAAGTGCCCATTATGTTATTGACCGCAATGGCAAAGTGTACCACATGCTGAACGATTATTTACGCGCCTGGCATGCCGGAGCCGGTAAATGGGGAAATAATACTGATATTAATTCTTCTTCCGTTGGCATTGAACTGGATAATAACGGGGCTGAACCTTTTGCTCCTGATCAAGTAGCGAGCTTGCTGAAATTATTGGCAATTTTAAAGAAAACGTATAACATACCCACAGCCAATTTTATCGGCCACGCCGATATTGCCCCTACCCGTAAAAACGACCCCAATGCTACTTTTCCTTGGCAACAACTGGCCCAGCAAGGCTTTGGTTTATGGTACGATGCCGAGGTATTGGGAAATTTTCCCTTAACGGATACTACCCTTGCTAATGTTGCACTTCATTTAATAGATACGACTTTTTTAGTAGCAGATACCACGCTTATAGCGGCAGATAGTGTTCTGAACGTTACTGGAGTGCCCACTGGCTTTAACCCGATTGAAGCGTTACGGATTATTGGGTACGACACCAGCGATTTAGCAGCTGCCATAAAAGCATTTAAGCTTCACTTTATTCAAACGGAAGTAAACAGCATTTTAACGGATTCAGATAAACGGGTACTTTACAATTTATACAAGAAGTATTTGTAA
- a CDS encoding TIM barrel protein: MHNRRSFLKTSGALALAGLLPSISNANSLFGYLAAKYPPVGIQTYTLNFLLNGPDVDTKAVLKQIADIGVKELETATGTATGLYYGHKPKEFSAMVKDLGMTWVGNHYSGLPRTRTTPPAAASGAVGAIATPPTRPTMPGGPRTNLAENLQQIVDESAEGGCSWVVCSSSAESTMDEIKKTTEIFAKAGEAARKNKMKFAYHNHQSEFAKVDGISAYDYILTNTNKNEVYMELDLAWAFMAGMDPVAMFKQYPNRFPLWHVKDIDPTTKRPCPVGAGQFDFKRVFENSKLSGVQHTFIEQDGAKTIDDPAASIKWLKANVYV; the protein is encoded by the coding sequence ATGCATAACAGACGATCCTTTTTAAAAACTTCCGGCGCTTTGGCCCTGGCTGGTTTATTGCCTTCAATTAGTAACGCTAATTCCTTATTTGGTTATTTAGCTGCCAAATACCCGCCCGTTGGAATTCAAACGTATACGCTCAACTTTTTACTAAATGGCCCCGATGTGGATACCAAAGCGGTTCTAAAGCAAATTGCCGATATTGGAGTGAAAGAATTAGAAACCGCAACAGGTACGGCTACCGGCTTATACTACGGACACAAACCGAAAGAATTTAGCGCGATGGTTAAAGACTTAGGCATGACCTGGGTGGGTAATCATTATAGCGGCCTTCCGAGAACCCGAACTACTCCCCCTGCAGCAGCTAGCGGAGCGGTAGGGGCTATTGCTACCCCTCCTACCCGGCCAACCATGCCCGGGGGCCCTCGAACCAACTTAGCTGAGAACTTACAACAAATCGTTGACGAATCGGCAGAGGGAGGTTGTTCCTGGGTGGTGTGTTCCAGTTCAGCGGAGTCTACCATGGATGAAATCAAAAAAACAACTGAAATTTTCGCGAAAGCTGGTGAAGCTGCCCGGAAAAATAAAATGAAGTTTGCCTATCATAACCACCAATCCGAATTTGCTAAAGTGGATGGTATAAGTGCTTATGATTACATTTTAACCAATACCAACAAAAACGAAGTATACATGGAACTGGATTTAGCCTGGGCATTTATGGCCGGTATGGACCCGGTTGCCATGTTTAAACAATATCCGAACCGGTTCCCACTGTGGCACGTGAAAGATATTGACCCGACCACCAAACGGCCTTGCCCGGTAGGAGCCGGTCAGTTCGATTTTAAACGTGTTTTCGAAAACTCCAAACTATCCGGCGTGCAGCATACTTTTATTGAACAAGACGGCGCCAAAACCATAGACGACCCAGCTGCCAGCATTAAATGGTTAAAAGCTAACGTTTACGTTTAG
- a CDS encoding M48 family metallopeptidase has protein sequence MQTNFTYPPMPLGVDEKIIRPSAAFKTEVFKVLGTIIFFILTYFTLVGLALGFAAVCIAIAVLLVFTITKFFTIMIGLGLAGLGLMVVIFMIKFIFSRHKTDRSGLIEVTEKDQPTLFAFIRQVTRETQTPFPKRIYLSGDVNASVFYNSGFWSMFLPVRKNLQIGLGLVNSVNISEFKAILAHEFGHFSQRSMKLGSYIYNVNQVLYNLLYDNKGFERALSNWGSASGFFSIFAHLTVGVINIIQFILQKVFLLVNKSYSRLSQQMEFHADAVAAYVTGSQHLVTSLYRIEAADVCFNQLLDHYKNWEDDNLMPDNLYPQHQVVMHQLGRQLNNPVEHHFLQINAQTTSLFHQSRLVVKNQWASHPSTEDRIVHLNSLNIHSETIQEPAWSLFKDAEKLQQQMTVKMFEEVVVAWSPVVLDLTAFRDKITKEEQDYSFDAAYKGFYDSRDITIFSTTEQAQQALQEVNAPNKLEDFLTEEACRLPAQVSSWQRDVEVLQKIANGKSGIKNLDFDGKKYRAKEVENILSELTRDVSEAQQKLKQLDIQLFQFFYRQALTQGKAEQLKSLYQQLFEAMKDTEGDEKFYESIILVLHPLFTQTLALEAAAVLLDELANREKNLKKRIIKFLENSTTQDHLTEKQLVKLKVYAQAEDPIYLEGETVNEHAVSYLMEMAKVFINLSTEKAFKVKKHLLHTQLTLLNTSQLKPEY, from the coding sequence ATGCAAACAAATTTTACTTACCCACCCATGCCCCTTGGGGTAGACGAAAAAATTATTCGACCTTCCGCCGCATTTAAAACCGAAGTTTTTAAAGTTTTAGGTACTATTATTTTCTTTATTCTTACCTACTTTACTTTGGTTGGTTTAGCCTTAGGGTTTGCCGCCGTGTGTATTGCTATTGCTGTCTTATTGGTTTTTACCATCACCAAATTCTTTACTATCATGATTGGTCTCGGATTAGCCGGCTTGGGGCTGATGGTAGTAATATTTATGATTAAATTTATTTTTTCCCGGCATAAAACGGATCGCTCCGGTTTAATAGAAGTTACCGAAAAAGACCAGCCCACTTTGTTTGCCTTTATCCGGCAGGTAACCCGCGAAACGCAAACCCCTTTCCCTAAGCGTATTTACCTTTCGGGCGATGTGAATGCCAGCGTATTTTATAATTCAGGTTTCTGGAGTATGTTTCTGCCGGTCCGGAAAAATTTGCAGATCGGATTAGGGTTGGTGAACTCCGTTAATATAAGTGAATTTAAAGCCATACTGGCTCATGAGTTCGGGCATTTTTCGCAACGCAGCATGAAACTAGGCAGCTATATTTATAATGTGAATCAAGTGCTATATAATTTACTTTACGATAACAAAGGTTTTGAACGGGCATTAAGCAATTGGGGTAGCGCCAGTGGTTTTTTTTCCATTTTTGCTCATTTAACTGTAGGGGTAATCAACATCATTCAGTTTATTCTGCAAAAAGTATTTCTGCTGGTAAATAAAAGTTACTCTAGGTTATCGCAACAAATGGAATTTCATGCCGATGCGGTGGCTGCTTACGTTACTGGTTCGCAGCATTTAGTAACCTCTTTGTACCGCATAGAAGCGGCGGACGTTTGTTTTAATCAATTGCTCGACCATTATAAAAACTGGGAAGATGATAATTTAATGCCGGACAATTTGTACCCGCAGCACCAGGTAGTAATGCATCAGTTGGGCCGGCAATTAAACAATCCAGTTGAGCACCATTTCTTGCAAATAAATGCGCAAACCACTTCTTTATTTCATCAGAGCCGCTTGGTTGTTAAAAATCAATGGGCCTCGCATCCTAGTACCGAAGACCGCATTGTTCATTTAAATAGTTTAAATATTCATTCCGAAACTATTCAGGAGCCAGCCTGGAGCTTATTTAAAGATGCTGAGAAGCTACAACAGCAAATGACGGTTAAAATGTTTGAAGAGGTAGTAGTAGCTTGGTCTCCTGTTGTACTGGATTTAACTGCTTTCCGAGATAAAATTACTAAAGAAGAGCAAGATTACAGCTTTGATGCTGCATACAAAGGGTTTTACGATAGCCGGGATATTACTATTTTTAGCACCACGGAGCAAGCTCAACAGGCTTTACAAGAAGTAAATGCCCCGAATAAACTGGAAGATTTTTTAACTGAAGAAGCTTGCCGTTTACCGGCTCAGGTAAGTAGTTGGCAAAGAGATGTAGAAGTGTTACAAAAAATTGCAAACGGTAAATCCGGCATTAAGAATTTAGATTTTGATGGAAAAAAGTACCGGGCCAAAGAAGTCGAAAATATTTTATCAGAACTTACCCGGGACGTATCCGAAGCGCAACAAAAACTGAAGCAACTAGACATTCAGCTTTTTCAATTCTTTTATCGGCAAGCCTTAACCCAGGGTAAAGCAGAGCAACTCAAGAGCCTATACCAGCAACTTTTCGAAGCCATGAAGGATACGGAAGGTGATGAAAAATTTTATGAAAGTATCATTTTGGTTTTACATCCTCTTTTTACACAAACGTTAGCTTTAGAAGCGGCCGCTGTATTGTTAGATGAATTAGCCAACCGGGAAAAAAATCTTAAAAAAAGAATAATAAAATTTTTAGAAAATAGTACTACTCAGGATCATCTAACTGAGAAACAGCTTGTAAAGTTGAAAGTGTATGCCCAAGCCGAAGACCCTATATACCTAGAGGGTGAAACCGTTAACGAACATGCGGTAAGTTATTTAATGGAAATGGCGAAAGTTTTTATCAATCTTAGTACTGAAAAAGCTTTTAAAGTAAAGAAGCATTTACTCCATACGCAACTAACACTTTTAAATACGTCTCAACTTAAACCAGAATACTAA